The following are encoded together in the Streptomyces rapamycinicus NRRL 5491 genome:
- a CDS encoding polyprenyl synthetase family protein, with translation MTPPDVAVTELADPLAEAAPTMELLLRELDRRWPREAERLHQISRYALLPAGKLLRPLLLMESAEAVGGGGPAVVPAALSVEYLHVGSLVHDDVIDGDTMRRGRPSVAARYGTTDAIVTGDALMLGMFGVLTDGAEDAGPLGEGAGPLGEGAGPFTEAAGPFTGDAGGLPPGRVLGAVRVFARAGVDLCRGQAMESELRGDLGCGLDRYLTMSSLKTGALFRAACRGGAILGGGSPAQQHALTSYAEHLGLAFQMHDDLLPYTSDSRTTGKSALSDIAAARPTFPVLLCHAMADAPARARLEAALGGVLPAADALRTVHELLETTGALTAARDRATAQADRAKSCLEPLPRSRATAVLAAVADLSVSRDR, from the coding sequence GTGACCCCGCCCGACGTCGCGGTCACCGAGCTGGCCGACCCGCTGGCCGAGGCCGCCCCGACCATGGAGCTCCTGCTGCGCGAACTCGACCGGCGCTGGCCGCGGGAAGCCGAACGCCTCCACCAGATCTCCCGGTACGCCCTGCTCCCGGCCGGGAAGCTGCTGCGCCCGCTGCTGCTCATGGAGTCGGCCGAGGCGGTGGGCGGCGGCGGACCCGCCGTCGTCCCGGCCGCGCTGAGCGTGGAGTACCTCCATGTGGGCTCCCTCGTCCACGACGACGTCATCGACGGGGACACCATGCGGCGGGGCCGTCCCTCCGTCGCGGCGCGCTACGGCACCACCGACGCCATCGTCACCGGGGACGCCCTGATGCTGGGCATGTTCGGCGTGCTCACCGACGGCGCCGAAGACGCCGGACCGCTCGGCGAGGGCGCCGGACCGCTCGGCGAGGGCGCCGGACCGTTCACCGAGGCCGCCGGACCGTTCACCGGGGACGCAGGCGGGCTGCCGCCGGGCCGTGTCCTCGGCGCGGTGCGGGTCTTCGCCCGGGCGGGCGTCGACCTGTGCCGCGGCCAGGCGATGGAGAGCGAGCTCAGGGGCGACCTCGGCTGCGGCCTCGACCGGTACCTCACCATGAGCTCCCTGAAGACCGGGGCGCTGTTCCGGGCCGCCTGCCGGGGCGGGGCGATCCTGGGCGGCGGATCCCCCGCCCAGCAGCACGCGCTCACCTCCTACGCCGAACATCTGGGGCTGGCCTTCCAGATGCACGACGACCTGCTGCCGTACACCAGCGACAGCCGCACCACCGGCAAGTCCGCGCTCAGCGACATCGCGGCCGCCCGGCCCACCTTCCCCGTCCTGCTCTGCCACGCCATGGCCGACGCCCCGGCCCGCGCCCGGCTGGAGGCGGCGCTCGGCGGCGTCCTGCCCGCCGCCGACGCACTGCGGACGGTGCACGAGCTGCTGGAGACGACCGGCGCGCTCACCGCCGCGCGGGACCGGGCCACGGCCCAGGCCGACCGCGCCAAGTCCTGTCTGGAGCCGCTGCCCCGCTCCCGGGCCACCGCCGTACTCGCGGCGGTGGCCGATCTGTCGGTCAGCCGGGACCGGTGA
- a CDS encoding UbiA family prenyltransferase has protein sequence MAAPRTALLAHLQTWRPYTLWYPGLVGLAGATLAGAHPTTGQLTVAWAAPTLGWVAGHYLGDYYDRDLDALSKPQRPIPSGRLSPRTAVVTGIGCIVAVAALALWANWRAVAVAAAAMAGIVAYSRVLKGRGLPGNLIRGVLTALTVLFGAMAVQPWPPWRALPFALVFLAHDTASNLVGTLRDVDGDREGGYATVPVRRGLRSATHTAAALYLAAVAVAFAATGLVPRDTAGYLVLLSAAALCGAGAFGLLLRACVISPAGRATPGTFPQLPLGGAPLTPHADPTGDMTQALRPPGHLAPALALRAHAVLVAERLVLAAAVVAAGAGAAPALALLTPLLAVSVITQSRMRSRHEFPAPPLADGGPTLPDPRP, from the coding sequence GTGGCGGCCCCGCGCACCGCACTCCTGGCCCATCTGCAGACCTGGCGCCCGTACACCCTCTGGTACCCCGGGCTGGTCGGGCTCGCCGGAGCCACCCTCGCCGGAGCGCACCCCACCACCGGGCAGCTGACGGTGGCCTGGGCCGCGCCGACCCTCGGCTGGGTCGCCGGCCACTATCTCGGCGACTACTACGACCGTGACCTCGACGCGCTCAGCAAGCCCCAACGGCCCATACCCTCCGGGCGGTTGAGCCCACGCACGGCGGTGGTCACGGGCATCGGCTGCATCGTGGCCGTCGCCGCGCTGGCCCTGTGGGCCAACTGGCGCGCCGTGGCCGTGGCCGCCGCCGCCATGGCGGGCATCGTCGCCTACAGCCGCGTCCTCAAGGGGCGGGGCCTGCCGGGCAATCTCATCCGCGGCGTGCTGACCGCGCTCACCGTGCTCTTCGGCGCGATGGCCGTACAGCCGTGGCCACCGTGGCGGGCGCTGCCCTTCGCCCTGGTGTTCCTGGCCCATGACACCGCGTCCAACCTCGTCGGCACCCTCCGCGACGTCGACGGCGACCGCGAGGGCGGCTACGCCACCGTGCCGGTGCGCCGGGGTCTCCGCAGCGCCACCCACACCGCCGCCGCGCTGTATCTGGCCGCCGTGGCCGTGGCCTTCGCCGCCACCGGGCTGGTGCCCAGGGACACCGCCGGGTATCTCGTACTGCTGTCGGCGGCGGCGCTGTGCGGCGCGGGCGCCTTCGGGCTGCTGCTGAGGGCCTGTGTCATATCCCCGGCCGGGCGTGCGACGCCTGGCACGTTCCCCCAGCTACCGCTGGGAGGTGCCCCCCTGACGCCGCACGCTGATCCGACCGGGGATATGACACAGGCTCTGAGGCCACCGGGGCACCTCGCCCCCGCGCTGGCACTGCGCGCCCACGCCGTCCTCGTCGCCGAACGCCTGGTGCTGGCCGCGGCGGTGGTGGCCGCGGGCGCCGGAGCGGCACCCGCCCTGGCGCTGCTGACGCCGCTCCTCGCGGTCAGCGTCATCACCCAGAGCCGGATGCGGTCCCGCCATGAATTCCCCGCGCCGCCCCTGGCCGACGGCGGGCCCACCCTCCCCGATCCCCGCCCCTGA
- a CDS encoding prenyltransferase/squalene oxidase repeat-containing protein, whose protein sequence is MPASALTESVGTAVTTGAEALLAHRRDDGAFVFGAHHASPLNTAGALTALHFADPEGSAETIERGVTWLCETQRDDGGWAMRSVPTEPLTTALAAAALHLLAPRRAASAVRAARARFEELGGSAAVPEPAMTALIRQFHTFAGLPHEGAQRRLPLELLLFPGLSRRLLSLRLPIYASQALAQSAHRRRGPAGRALDRLARPRALAIVRDAYEREGATGGFSTDPWLTGLICLGLARSGQAPDLVSAAARWLRSAAGPDGSWDLMPLDVTWTNFATAALIEAGHADDPQLIGTREMLHRHQQPEPFDALGCPAGYWGFSSPRSWPMALETAEAGAILLRLPGGADDRHVRAGLAWLTATQDAAGSWSLAVRNSKPGGFGPCPQMTAKVVGALLDSGARADDPRVVRAVRWLVGRQRPDGSYEAMWYRGGTPGTAAALEALSRAGRTEEHHRAAARARDWLLRTRHPDGSWSTGERTGPGTTRRGTVEETAWALRGLLAAGLSPTDPALAAAARWLVDAQRADGCWTPAPVNEYIRGCARYADDGIAAGLAVRALAQYRSAEAAEVVEATRGSGTRGTGPRGSGPRGSGTDEGGRR, encoded by the coding sequence ATGCCCGCTTCCGCCTTGACCGAGAGCGTCGGCACCGCCGTCACCACGGGTGCCGAGGCGCTCCTCGCCCACCGGCGCGACGACGGCGCCTTCGTCTTCGGCGCGCACCACGCCTCCCCGTTGAACACCGCCGGGGCCCTCACCGCACTGCACTTCGCCGACCCTGAGGGCTCGGCGGAGACCATCGAGCGCGGTGTCACCTGGCTGTGCGAGACCCAGCGGGACGACGGCGGCTGGGCCATGCGCTCGGTGCCCACCGAACCCCTCACCACCGCGCTCGCCGCCGCGGCGCTCCACCTGCTCGCGCCCCGCCGGGCGGCGTCGGCCGTACGCGCCGCACGGGCCCGGTTCGAGGAGCTCGGCGGCTCGGCGGCCGTCCCGGAACCCGCGATGACCGCCCTCATCCGCCAGTTCCACACCTTCGCCGGACTGCCCCACGAGGGCGCCCAGCGCCGACTCCCCCTGGAGCTGCTGCTCTTCCCCGGCCTCAGCCGCCGCCTGCTCAGCCTGCGGCTGCCGATCTACGCCAGCCAGGCGCTCGCCCAGTCCGCCCACCGCCGCCGCGGCCCCGCGGGCCGCGCCCTGGACCGGCTGGCCCGGCCGAGGGCCCTGGCCATCGTCCGCGACGCGTACGAACGCGAGGGCGCCACCGGCGGGTTCAGCACCGACCCCTGGCTCACCGGACTCATCTGCCTGGGCCTCGCCCGTTCCGGCCAGGCGCCCGACCTGGTGAGTGCCGCCGCCCGCTGGCTCCGCTCGGCGGCGGGCCCCGACGGCTCCTGGGATCTGATGCCCCTCGACGTGACCTGGACGAACTTCGCCACCGCCGCGCTGATCGAGGCCGGTCACGCCGACGACCCCCAGCTGATCGGCACCCGCGAGATGCTTCACCGCCACCAGCAGCCCGAGCCGTTCGACGCGCTCGGCTGCCCGGCCGGCTACTGGGGGTTCTCCAGCCCGCGCAGCTGGCCGATGGCCCTGGAGACGGCCGAGGCCGGCGCCATCCTGCTGCGGCTGCCCGGCGGCGCGGACGACCGCCATGTGCGCGCCGGGCTGGCCTGGCTGACCGCCACCCAGGATGCGGCCGGGTCCTGGAGCCTCGCCGTACGGAACAGCAAACCCGGCGGCTTCGGCCCCTGCCCCCAGATGACCGCCAAGGTCGTGGGGGCCCTGCTCGACTCGGGGGCCCGGGCCGACGATCCGCGCGTGGTCAGGGCGGTGCGCTGGCTGGTCGGCCGGCAGCGCCCCGACGGCTCGTACGAGGCGATGTGGTACCGCGGCGGCACCCCCGGCACCGCCGCGGCGCTGGAGGCGCTCAGCCGGGCGGGCCGTACCGAGGAACACCACCGGGCGGCGGCCCGGGCCAGGGACTGGCTGCTGCGCACCCGGCACCCCGACGGCTCGTGGAGCACGGGGGAGCGCACCGGGCCGGGCACCACCCGGCGGGGCACCGTCGAGGAGACCGCCTGGGCGCTGCGCGGGCTGCTCGCCGCCGGGCTGAGCCCCACCGACCCGGCCCTCGCGGCGGCGGCGCGCTGGCTCGTCGACGCCCAGCGGGCGGACGGCTGCTGGACCCCGGCCCCGGTCAACGAGTACATCCGCGGCTGTGCCCGCTACGCCGACGACGGCATCGCGGCGGGCCTGGCGGTGCGGGCCCTCGCCCAGTACCGCTCGGCGGAGGCCGCGGAGGTCGTGGAAGCCACGCGCGGATCCGGCACGCGCGGCACCGGCCCCCGCGGATCCGGCCCCCGCGGATCCGGCACAGACGAAGGAGGCAGGCGATGA
- a CDS encoding FAD-dependent oxidoreductase, with protein MSPDVLVCGAGVGGLAAARALGGLGLDVLVVDKQPRIRPIAKGEVLQPGALRLLRSWGVEKRLDAQGAVRLGRLVVRDPRGTALMSLDYGQLPAPDQWLLAHDHTAILAALADSLGPGVELRRGVRAEAPLRDDSGRITGLRLAEGGRVHEERAPLVVAADGISSRLRAWAGIEAKRIDYPHRLVSFDIADAEAAARADDFSAYVTDRGLRLLYPLPGGRLRLYLQAGPDELRGVTARGEPADWTTRALSQVPALEPLTESLLAHIDSRQTLPVGRLLSPRLAGHGLALVGEAAYAVHPMAAQGMNTAITSAGALAERLSGHLERTGEMSAETVDGALRDYHDRQLPLLAQAATTSGNAARMVTDLSWGGRVLGRRAVRHTGANPRLLHTVTHNMSGLGPRPLTLLDRLQQLGLLPDPRAHRVPAAPAGRPQPM; from the coding sequence ATGAGCCCCGATGTGCTGGTGTGCGGGGCGGGCGTCGGCGGTCTCGCGGCGGCCCGCGCGCTCGGCGGCCTCGGACTGGACGTCCTGGTGGTCGACAAGCAGCCGAGGATCCGCCCGATCGCCAAGGGCGAGGTGCTCCAGCCGGGCGCGCTGCGCCTGCTGCGCTCCTGGGGCGTGGAGAAGCGGCTCGACGCCCAGGGCGCGGTCCGGCTCGGACGGCTGGTCGTCCGCGATCCGCGCGGCACCGCGCTGATGTCCCTCGACTACGGCCAACTGCCCGCCCCCGACCAGTGGTTGCTGGCCCATGACCACACGGCCATCCTCGCCGCCCTGGCCGACAGCCTCGGGCCGGGTGTCGAACTGCGCCGGGGAGTGCGCGCGGAGGCGCCGCTGCGCGACGACTCCGGCCGGATCACCGGACTGCGGCTGGCCGAGGGCGGCAGGGTCCACGAGGAGCGGGCCCCGCTCGTGGTCGCCGCCGACGGCATCTCCTCACGGCTGCGGGCCTGGGCGGGCATCGAGGCCAAACGGATCGACTACCCGCACCGGCTGGTCTCCTTCGACATCGCCGACGCCGAAGCCGCCGCGCGGGCCGACGACTTCTCCGCGTACGTCACCGACCGAGGGCTGCGCCTGCTCTATCCGCTGCCGGGCGGTCGGCTGCGGCTCTACCTCCAGGCCGGGCCCGATGAGCTGCGCGGCGTCACGGCGCGCGGGGAGCCGGCCGACTGGACCACCCGGGCGCTGTCCCAGGTGCCCGCCCTGGAGCCGCTGACCGAGTCCCTGCTCGCCCATATCGACAGCCGCCAGACACTGCCCGTCGGACGGCTGCTGTCGCCCCGGCTGGCCGGCCACGGCCTGGCGCTGGTAGGCGAGGCCGCGTACGCCGTCCATCCGATGGCCGCGCAGGGCATGAACACCGCCATCACCAGCGCCGGTGCCCTCGCCGAGCGGCTGTCGGGCCATCTGGAGCGCACCGGCGAGATGTCGGCCGAGACGGTGGACGGCGCACTGCGCGACTACCACGACCGGCAGTTGCCCCTGCTCGCCCAGGCGGCCACGACCAGCGGCAACGCGGCGCGGATGGTCACGGATCTGTCATGGGGCGGCCGGGTCCTGGGCCGCCGGGCCGTCCGTCACACCGGCGCCAACCCCCGACTGCTGCACACCGTCACCCACAACATGTCGGGCCTCGGCCCGCGCCCGCTGACCCTGCTGGACCGGCTTCAGCAGCTCGGTCTCCTCCCCGATCCGCGCGCCCACCGAGTGCCGGCCGCCCCGGCCGGCCGACCGCAACCCATGTGA
- a CDS encoding TauD/TfdA dioxygenase family protein, whose translation MPTPEPVVTPVSGALGAEIRGVDLTELTDELFERVHEWLLKHLVVFFPDQEHLTPEAHIALGRRLGELEVHPFLPKVDGHPEIVVLDADQGAKADEWHIDVTFQPNPPVASILHLQVCPASGGDTMWSNQYLVYETLSEPMRELLDGLTAVHVLNTPQTGEHSAEHPVVRIHPETGRRSLYVTRMWTSHIPQLSRPESDALLQYLFEHSESPRFNCRYRWQPGAVAMWDNRATQHLAVNDYTGPRRGQRVTVLGDQPTGDTPRWKEYRPAPDERYYPRHVTARHGYR comes from the coding sequence ATGCCCACTCCCGAACCGGTCGTGACCCCCGTCTCCGGAGCGCTCGGCGCGGAGATCCGTGGTGTCGATCTGACCGAGCTCACCGACGAACTCTTCGAGCGCGTCCATGAGTGGCTGCTCAAGCACCTCGTGGTCTTCTTCCCGGACCAGGAACACCTCACCCCGGAGGCGCATATCGCGCTGGGACGGCGGCTGGGAGAGCTGGAGGTCCATCCGTTCCTGCCGAAGGTCGACGGCCATCCCGAAATCGTGGTGCTCGACGCGGACCAGGGCGCCAAGGCCGACGAGTGGCATATCGACGTGACCTTCCAGCCCAATCCGCCGGTCGCCTCGATCCTGCATCTCCAGGTGTGCCCCGCCTCCGGCGGCGACACCATGTGGAGCAACCAGTACCTGGTCTACGAGACGCTCTCCGAGCCGATGCGCGAACTCCTCGACGGGCTCACCGCCGTCCACGTCCTCAACACCCCGCAGACCGGGGAGCACTCCGCCGAACACCCGGTGGTGCGGATCCACCCCGAGACCGGCCGGCGCTCGCTGTACGTGACGCGCATGTGGACCTCGCACATCCCGCAGCTCAGCCGCCCGGAGAGCGACGCGCTGCTGCAGTACCTCTTCGAGCACTCCGAGTCGCCCCGGTTCAACTGCCGCTACCGCTGGCAGCCCGGCGCCGTCGCGATGTGGGACAACCGCGCCACCCAGCACCTGGCGGTCAACGATTACACCGGGCCCCGCAGGGGGCAGCGGGTGACCGTCCTCGGCGACCAGCCCACCGGCGACACCCCGCGCTGGAAGGAGTACCGGCCCGCGCCCGACGAGCGCTACTACCCGCGTCACGTCACGGCCCGGCACGGCTACCGGTGA